One window of Thermocoleostomius sinensis A174 genomic DNA carries:
- a CDS encoding ABC transporter permease gives MRTVIANIVAIYRKELQSYFASPFAYVIAGVFWLLSGFFFVAILLGPQGLIAQAALRDQLGVTDPPIDVAYQFLNYFLGVLGSLALFVLPVLSMGLYTEERKRGTLELLATSPVTNWAVALGKLLGVLTFFVTMVLPLLIYEGIALSAADPPIQPNVFLLGHLGLILMAAAILSLGMFISSLTDSTILAAILTFALILFLWVVDLVAEGIGGPIGDALTHLSLIKNYNNLTQGILDSSSVILFISYIILGLFLTAQSIETLRYQRS, from the coding sequence ATGCGCACAGTTATTGCTAACATTGTCGCCATTTATCGCAAAGAACTACAAAGCTACTTCGCTTCGCCGTTCGCCTACGTGATTGCAGGTGTGTTTTGGCTCTTGAGCGGCTTCTTCTTTGTGGCCATTTTGCTCGGCCCGCAAGGATTGATTGCTCAGGCGGCCTTGCGTGACCAATTGGGCGTGACTGACCCGCCGATCGATGTAGCCTATCAATTTCTCAATTACTTTTTGGGCGTGCTTGGATCGTTGGCGTTATTTGTGCTGCCCGTGTTGTCGATGGGACTCTACACAGAAGAGCGCAAGCGCGGTACGTTAGAGCTTTTGGCTACCTCTCCTGTTACTAACTGGGCCGTAGCCTTGGGCAAATTGCTGGGCGTACTCACCTTTTTCGTGACGATGGTATTGCCCTTGCTGATCTATGAAGGAATTGCCCTCAGCGCCGCCGATCCACCGATTCAACCCAACGTCTTTTTATTAGGCCATCTGGGGTTAATTTTAATGGCTGCCGCCATTCTGTCATTAGGGATGTTTATTTCTTCCTTGACCGACAGCACCATTCTGGCCGCCATTCTCACCTTTGCGTTGATTTTGTTCCTCTGGGTGGTAGATTTAGTAGCCGAAGGAATTGGTGGTCCGATCGGTGATGCCCTCACGCACCTGTCGCTAATCAAGAACTACAACAATCTCACCCAAGGCATTCTCGACAGCAGCAGCGTCATTCTGTTTATCAGCTATATCATCCTAGGGCTGTTTCTTACCGCCCAATCGATCGAAACCCTCCGCTATCAACGCTCCTAA
- a CDS encoding Gldg family protein, translating into MKQKFSTFNWNALNWKYLFWLSPVLIIMGLTAGAIAGWQGIPVGLIGAGLALAIAWLILEGPNQKGFWGRRSTQEGTNALIATLAVLIILGLVNFLAARQATRIDLTENKIFTLAPQSQLVAQQLQQPVKAVIFTSSADPIDEELLRNYRRQNDQFSYEFIDPQAEPGIAQQFGVQSFGEVYLEAGETRRYIQTINTQERLSERKLTNGLLQLTNTQPQAVYFLQGHGERSLEPGQGGFSQARASLTDVGYTLEPLSLAENPVIPEDAAVLIIAAPQRPLLEREVQAIDTYLQGKGGVLLLIDPQGEPNAAQTDFGLNPLLDRWGVRLSDRIIIDPAGQASGLGPAVTIVNQYGDHPITRGFGNGISFYPLARPLETQPISDVESVSLLITSERTEAHRLGESGALEFDPNTDPRGPFNLGLALSRTVADAEAATPEAEASPSPSPEASPEVSPSPEPDSTASESTAPQSRLVVIGNAGFAADGVFEQQLNGDVFLNSVSWLSQQDDELLSIRPREVTNRRIIMSPQQQLSAAAVSIAILPAIGFIAALWVWWKRR; encoded by the coding sequence ATGAAACAGAAATTCAGCACCTTCAACTGGAACGCTTTGAACTGGAAATACCTTTTCTGGCTAAGTCCAGTCCTCATCATCATGGGGCTGACCGCTGGCGCGATCGCTGGTTGGCAAGGAATACCTGTCGGACTGATTGGCGCTGGACTGGCGTTAGCGATCGCTTGGCTGATTTTAGAAGGGCCTAATCAAAAGGGCTTCTGGGGACGACGCTCTACCCAAGAAGGTACAAATGCCTTGATTGCCACCTTGGCAGTCCTCATTATTCTAGGATTGGTGAACTTTTTGGCGGCTCGGCAAGCGACTCGTATCGACTTGACTGAAAACAAAATTTTTACCCTGGCACCACAATCGCAACTGGTGGCACAGCAGTTACAGCAGCCAGTAAAAGCCGTTATCTTTACGTCAAGTGCCGATCCAATAGATGAAGAACTACTGCGAAACTATCGTCGCCAAAACGATCAGTTCAGCTATGAGTTCATTGATCCACAAGCTGAACCCGGTATTGCTCAGCAGTTTGGAGTGCAGTCGTTTGGTGAGGTGTATCTAGAAGCTGGGGAAACCCGCCGTTACATTCAAACCATTAATACGCAAGAGCGCCTGTCTGAACGAAAACTGACCAATGGCTTGCTGCAACTCACCAACACCCAGCCGCAAGCGGTCTATTTTCTGCAAGGACATGGAGAACGTTCGTTGGAACCAGGGCAAGGCGGTTTCTCACAGGCTAGAGCTAGTCTGACGGATGTGGGCTATACCTTAGAGCCGCTGTCGTTGGCAGAAAATCCGGTGATTCCAGAAGATGCTGCGGTATTAATTATTGCGGCTCCTCAACGACCACTATTAGAGCGGGAAGTGCAGGCGATCGACACCTATTTGCAAGGGAAAGGTGGTGTGCTGCTGTTGATCGATCCCCAAGGCGAGCCAAATGCAGCCCAAACAGATTTTGGTTTGAACCCACTGCTAGATCGGTGGGGCGTGCGCTTGAGCGATCGGATTATCATCGATCCGGCTGGTCAGGCGTCGGGGTTGGGGCCTGCCGTGACGATCGTGAATCAGTATGGCGATCACCCAATTACCCGTGGGTTTGGCAACGGTATTTCCTTCTATCCGCTGGCTCGTCCTCTGGAGACACAGCCTATTAGCGATGTGGAATCGGTCTCGTTGCTAATTACCAGCGAGCGTACAGAGGCACATCGTTTGGGGGAATCGGGAGCCTTGGAGTTTGACCCCAACACCGATCCTAGAGGCCCTTTTAACTTGGGTCTTGCCCTCAGTCGCACGGTTGCCGACGCTGAAGCCGCTACCCCTGAGGCAGAAGCCAGTCCTAGCCCTTCTCCAGAGGCTAGCCCGGAAGTTAGCCCCAGTCCAGAACCTGACTCAACCGCCAGCGAATCAACGGCACCTCAGTCCCGGTTAGTGGTAATTGGCAACGCGGGGTTTGCTGCCGATGGGGTGTTTGAGCAGCAGTTAAATGGCGATGTGTTTCTCAACTCGGTCAGTTGGCTGAGTCAACAGGATGATGAGTTGCTTTCAATTCGCCCTCGTGAAGTCACCAATCGCCGCATTATTATGTCTCCGCAACAGCAACTCAGTGCAGCGGCCGTTTCAATCGCCATTCTGCCTGCGATCGGGTTCATTGCAGCGTTGTGGGTGTGGTGGAAGCGCCGATAA
- a CDS encoding DUF4340 domain-containing protein produces MKIKKSTVFLLLAALALGGITVLTVQTQQPSSEQTAEGEPQDLFAFQEAQVQSFTLENRSESFRFERNEEGQWQMLEPEQQRASDASIAFLLNQMAAAESTRSITISANERSDFGLDDPLATVDVTLDNQETHRLVLGGYDFNRSFLYALVDPAADENADLQVFLVSPNFENAVIRPREDWKATEETSPESSPTPSPDASPSSTESAAPEASPSPLPSEVEASPSPTDPASPANSE; encoded by the coding sequence ATGAAAATTAAAAAATCAACCGTTTTTCTATTGTTAGCCGCGCTAGCACTGGGGGGCATCACGGTTCTGACGGTGCAGACGCAGCAGCCTTCCTCAGAGCAAACGGCAGAGGGTGAGCCGCAAGATTTGTTTGCGTTTCAAGAAGCTCAGGTGCAATCTTTTACGCTAGAAAACCGATCGGAGTCTTTTCGGTTTGAGCGCAATGAGGAAGGACAATGGCAAATGCTGGAACCGGAACAGCAACGGGCGAGCGATGCTTCGATCGCATTTCTGTTAAATCAAATGGCGGCGGCGGAAAGTACCCGATCGATCACCATCTCAGCTAATGAGCGATCGGATTTTGGCTTGGACGATCCGTTGGCAACGGTGGATGTGACGTTAGACAACCAGGAAACTCATCGGCTGGTTTTAGGTGGCTATGACTTTAACCGCAGCTTTCTCTATGCGCTCGTTGATCCAGCCGCAGACGAGAACGCAGATTTGCAGGTGTTTCTGGTGTCACCAAATTTTGAAAATGCAGTAATTCGTCCACGGGAAGACTGGAAAGCTACCGAGGAGACCAGTCCAGAATCTAGTCCAACTCCTAGCCCAGACGCTAGCCCGTCGTCCACCGAATCAGCCGCTCCGGAGGCTTCACCCAGCCCATTGCCCAGTGAAGTAGAAGCCAGCCCTTCTCCCACTGATCCAGCTAGCCCAGCCAATTCAGAGTAA
- a CDS encoding DoxX family protein has translation MAQRLTTLATAVLRPNLTPNYWSQAAWTILRVVAGVVMIHNGLDKLGNIESFAQAYVEVIGLPFPIFFSYVAAYTELIGAPLLALGLFTRPAAAGLFSTMLVAMYHHVKVAGLSIPYLELSMLYAACFLFFLINGAGLFSVDALLGGWLNAAIGTPSVASATLAMTEAQEVAVER, from the coding sequence ATGGCTCAGCGTCTTACTACTCTGGCGACGGCTGTCCTCAGACCCAATTTAACCCCCAACTATTGGTCTCAAGCCGCTTGGACGATTCTGCGTGTGGTTGCGGGTGTTGTCATGATTCACAACGGCTTAGACAAGCTCGGTAACATCGAAAGCTTCGCCCAGGCATATGTTGAAGTGATCGGTCTTCCTTTTCCAATTTTCTTTAGTTACGTAGCTGCCTACACCGAACTGATTGGTGCTCCCCTGTTGGCCCTGGGATTGTTCACTCGGCCGGCTGCTGCTGGGCTATTCAGCACCATGTTGGTAGCGATGTATCATCATGTCAAGGTCGCTGGACTCAGCATTCCCTACCTGGAATTGTCCATGCTGTATGCAGCCTGCTTCCTGTTCTTCTTGATCAATGGGGCAGGCTTGTTCTCGGTGGATGCGCTATTAGGTGGGTGGCTGAATGCGGCGATCGGAACTCCCTCGGTGGCTTCTGCAACCCTTGCTATGACGGAAGCTCAGGAAGTAGCCGTTGAGCGCTAG
- the hydA gene encoding dihydropyrimidinase: protein MTEVLIKGGRIVTAVDDYDADILIRDGCIDTIAREITSETAILHDAAGLLVMPGGVDVHTHMEFDLGMAQTCDTYETGTRSAAFGGTTTIIDFALQKKGESPKQALDRRLALAEPQACVDYSFHIILTDVTPETLSELPDLINQDGISSFKMFMAYPGVLMVSDAEIFRSMRTVGSQGGMVTVHAENGEVIQVLIEEALAQGNTSPKYHALTRPRIMEAEATHRAIRLAELAEVPVYMVHLSAKEALDSIVEARDRGIPAFAETCPHYLFLTIEEYDRPGFEAAKYVMTPPLREHECQHALWRGLRFDDLQVVSTDHCPFCFNENPYGINRSKQLGRDNFEQIPNGAPGVELRIPLLFDGGVHGNKITLNRFVQLTATAPAKMFGLFPRKGTIAVGSDADLVLFDPTQVHTLSASTHHSNVDYSLYEGRSVTGKVKKVFLRGQLIVDGDQWLGSTGAGRFQKRSASGRVL, encoded by the coding sequence ATGACTGAGGTGCTGATAAAAGGGGGACGCATTGTTACCGCTGTGGATGATTACGACGCAGATATCCTAATTCGGGATGGATGTATTGACACGATCGCCCGCGAAATTACCTCAGAGACAGCCATTCTTCACGATGCTGCTGGGTTGTTGGTGATGCCAGGGGGTGTGGATGTGCACACGCATATGGAATTTGACCTGGGAATGGCGCAAACCTGCGATACCTACGAAACTGGAACTCGATCGGCGGCGTTTGGCGGAACTACCACAATCATCGATTTTGCCTTGCAGAAAAAAGGCGAATCGCCCAAGCAAGCCCTCGATCGACGGTTAGCCCTAGCGGAACCACAAGCCTGCGTGGACTACAGTTTTCACATCATTCTCACCGATGTCACCCCAGAAACGCTGTCTGAATTACCCGATCTGATTAATCAAGATGGTATTTCCAGCTTCAAAATGTTTATGGCTTATCCAGGTGTGTTGATGGTCAGCGATGCCGAAATTTTTCGATCGATGCGAACGGTTGGCTCGCAGGGTGGCATGGTGACAGTTCATGCCGAAAACGGCGAAGTGATTCAAGTTTTAATCGAAGAAGCCTTAGCGCAGGGCAACACCTCTCCTAAATATCATGCCCTGACCCGACCGCGCATCATGGAAGCCGAAGCCACCCATCGCGCCATTCGCCTAGCCGAACTCGCGGAAGTGCCGGTGTATATGGTGCATTTGTCGGCTAAAGAAGCCCTTGATTCCATTGTAGAAGCTCGCGATCGCGGCATTCCTGCCTTTGCCGAAACCTGTCCCCACTATCTGTTTCTAACCATTGAGGAGTACGATCGACCGGGATTTGAAGCTGCGAAATATGTGATGACGCCACCATTGCGCGAACACGAATGTCAACATGCCCTATGGCGCGGACTCCGATTTGATGATTTGCAGGTGGTTTCCACCGATCACTGTCCCTTTTGCTTCAACGAAAACCCCTATGGCATCAACCGCTCCAAACAACTGGGGCGCGATAACTTTGAGCAAATTCCCAACGGCGCACCGGGTGTTGAACTGCGGATTCCGCTGCTATTTGACGGTGGAGTACACGGCAACAAAATTACCCTAAATCGGTTTGTGCAACTGACGGCAACGGCTCCTGCGAAGATGTTTGGGCTATTTCCACGCAAAGGCACGATCGCCGTGGGCAGTGATGCCGATCTGGTGCTGTTTGATCCCACGCAAGTGCATACCCTCAGCGCCAGCACTCATCACTCCAACGTGGATTACTCACTCTATGAAGGACGGTCGGTAACGGGCAAAGTGAAAAAGGTATTTCTGCGTGGTCAACTGATCGTTGATGGCGATCAATGGCTGGGTTCTACTGGGGCGGGACGGTTTCAGAAACGATCTGCCTCTGGGCGAGTGCTGTAG
- a CDS encoding ABC transporter ATP-binding protein, whose protein sequence is MIEVEHLSKRYGSAPAIKDVTFSVEKGEILGFLGPNGAGKTTTMRILTGYLPATSGTARIAGFDVHEDSMAVRKHIGYLPETPPLYPDMTVEGFLHFVARIKGVAAGDRANRVQSAIQRCNLQERRQTLIRKLSKGFRQRVGIAQAIVHDPPAIILDEPTVGLDPRQIIEVRNLIKSLAGEHTIILSTHILPEVSMTCNRVAIINRGEVVATNTPEELLQQLTEGTGYELEVEGNIVNLTTYLQRLAGVRGVEQLSNQYLPEHRHKLRISLEPGQDLGRNIAAIVVKSGLGLYEMRRVQASLEDVFLELTTEEKPIDAEKTIHTEPAVDSASPASDSVVEAAQTTPTTSPTLVPESTHPSGGEDA, encoded by the coding sequence ATGATTGAAGTCGAACATCTCAGCAAACGGTACGGATCTGCGCCTGCGATCAAAGATGTCACCTTCTCCGTCGAGAAAGGAGAAATTCTTGGATTCTTAGGCCCCAACGGCGCTGGCAAAACGACAACGATGCGGATCTTGACCGGCTATTTGCCCGCTACTAGTGGAACAGCGCGAATTGCTGGGTTTGATGTGCATGAAGACTCAATGGCGGTTCGCAAGCACATTGGCTATTTGCCTGAAACGCCGCCGCTGTATCCCGATATGACGGTGGAAGGGTTTCTGCATTTTGTTGCCCGCATTAAAGGAGTGGCAGCAGGCGATCGCGCCAACCGAGTGCAGTCGGCCATACAGCGGTGCAACTTGCAGGAAAGACGACAGACGCTAATACGCAAACTCTCGAAGGGGTTCCGTCAGCGAGTGGGCATTGCCCAAGCGATCGTTCACGACCCACCTGCCATCATTCTGGATGAACCCACCGTCGGACTTGATCCGCGTCAGATTATCGAAGTGCGCAACTTGATCAAAAGCTTGGCAGGCGAACATACGATTATTCTTTCCACACATATTTTGCCAGAAGTGAGTATGACCTGCAACCGCGTTGCTATCATCAATCGCGGCGAAGTGGTGGCCACCAACACCCCGGAGGAACTGTTGCAGCAGTTGACAGAAGGTACGGGCTATGAACTGGAAGTGGAGGGCAATATTGTTAACCTCACCACCTATCTACAGCGCTTAGCGGGTGTGAGAGGGGTGGAACAATTGTCTAATCAATATTTACCGGAGCATCGCCATAAGCTGCGCATTAGCCTAGAGCCGGGGCAAGACTTAGGCCGAAACATTGCGGCGATCGTGGTCAAGTCGGGGTTGGGACTCTACGAAATGCGGCGTGTGCAGGCTAGTTTGGAAGATGTGTTCCTGGAATTAACCACCGAAGAAAAGCCGATCGATGCCGAAAAAACTATCCATACGGAACCAGCGGTAGACTCTGCCAGTCCCGCTTCTGACTCGGTGGTAGAGGCGGCTCAAACCACCCCCACGACCAGTCCCACGCTGGTACCTGAATCAACCCATCCGTCTGGAGGAGAAGACGCTTAG